A stretch of the Chitinophaga sp. Cy-1792 genome encodes the following:
- a CDS encoding FecR family protein has product MDNQNSVLFSLLLKKYREGTATEEEKRFLETYYDLFDNNEDLITDENEAAYASLKTTLRENIAEAIAHRQQPPKMALHWVRRTVAAAAVIALLGTATWYIVRQMPARRHQVADARHTVKEVSKPTLQLANGAIIELGDSTSGQIAEQQGIVIRKAKDGSLVYEAAKETQQGASDATSARENILTTPKGMKYKVVLPDGSEVWLNAASSLHYPARFAADTRTVQLSGEAYFTVATDAKRPFIVTSGNQSVQVLGTSFNINAYEEEPGVKTTLLQGAVKVTAGNQSCTLVPGQQAVSNDAEALVKRNADTEKETAWINNKFSFRNDDVQVVMRQIARWYDVEIRYNGNIPTDKFVGEIAMSSNLQDVLRILEINGLRFEVSGKVITVSEKK; this is encoded by the coding sequence ATGGACAACCAAAATAGCGTTTTATTCTCCCTGTTACTTAAAAAATACAGGGAGGGAACTGCCACCGAAGAAGAGAAACGGTTCCTGGAAACATACTATGATCTGTTTGACAATAATGAAGATCTGATAACGGACGAGAACGAAGCAGCATATGCTTCGTTAAAAACAACGCTCCGGGAGAATATAGCTGAAGCGATAGCACACCGGCAGCAGCCACCAAAAATGGCGCTGCACTGGGTTCGCCGTACTGTCGCCGCCGCGGCGGTAATAGCTTTGCTGGGAACTGCTACCTGGTATATCGTCCGCCAGATGCCGGCTCGCCGCCACCAGGTGGCGGATGCGCGTCATACCGTGAAAGAAGTCAGCAAACCTACATTGCAGCTGGCAAACGGCGCTATCATTGAATTGGGCGACAGCACCTCCGGCCAGATAGCCGAGCAGCAAGGTATTGTGATCAGAAAGGCAAAAGATGGCTCACTGGTATACGAAGCCGCAAAGGAAACGCAGCAGGGCGCCAGCGACGCCACATCTGCCAGAGAAAACATACTGACCACGCCCAAAGGGATGAAATACAAAGTAGTCCTCCCGGATGGCTCAGAAGTATGGTTAAACGCCGCCAGTTCCCTGCATTACCCTGCCAGGTTTGCAGCAGATACCAGGACGGTGCAACTCAGCGGGGAAGCATATTTCACCGTGGCAACGGATGCTAAACGTCCGTTCATCGTAACGTCAGGAAACCAAAGCGTACAGGTGCTCGGCACCAGCTTTAATATCAATGCCTACGAGGAAGAGCCAGGTGTTAAAACAACGCTGCTGCAAGGCGCCGTGAAAGTAACCGCCGGTAACCAGTCCTGCACATTGGTGCCAGGCCAGCAGGCAGTGTCCAATGATGCGGAGGCACTGGTGAAACGCAATGCAGATACAGAAAAGGAAACCGCATGGATCAATAATAAGTTCTCTTTCCGCAACGATGATGTGCAGGTGGTAATGCGGCAGATCGCCCGCTGGTATGATGTGGAAATACGGTATAACGGTAATATCCCTACGGATAAATTTGTTGGAGAAATTGCGATGTCCAGTAACCTTCAGGATGTACTGAGAATACTGGAAATTAACGGTCTCCGTTTTGAGGTCAGTGGAAAGGTCATTACCGTCTCTGAAAAAAAATAA
- the chrA gene encoding chromate efflux transporter: protein MANNTTTTTPDRPSFRDALKFWFKLGWISFGGTTGHISIMHDYLVEKRKWISNSKFLQALNSCMVLPGPEAQQLAIYIGWKLHGKKGGITAGTLFVLPSMFILLILSIIYVIYGNTPLLISIFNGLKPSVLAIILVATYKVGKKALHSSIHYIVALLTFALSYFLHVAMPLVILGIIVLSVIMDKLFPKIAGIAKSGVNTINTEQEKEYTINLTQQEKLLSGKAIVRLLLSFLALWGVPFLFLLFWGDDHHFWSSLVFFFTQTACITIGGSYTVIPYVAQLVVLKFLWLSRLQMLDGFALAETTPGPLIIVLSFVGFIAAYNHFQHSILFGVLGLLATTYFTFLPNFLFIFLGAPFADKYKDHHLIQTILSLVTAAVVGVILNLTFFLGRSIIFPEQLSFQGIDYISVGWVALVLFLLLRYNTNVLYVVLMSIIFGVGRYYFAIW from the coding sequence ATGGCGAATAATACAACTACTACAACACCCGACAGGCCATCATTCCGCGATGCATTAAAATTCTGGTTTAAACTTGGCTGGATCAGCTTTGGAGGCACCACAGGGCATATCTCCATTATGCACGACTATCTCGTAGAAAAGCGAAAATGGATCAGCAACAGTAAATTTCTGCAGGCTTTAAACAGCTGTATGGTATTACCCGGTCCGGAAGCACAGCAACTGGCCATCTACATCGGCTGGAAACTACATGGCAAAAAGGGAGGCATTACCGCCGGCACTTTGTTCGTGCTGCCATCCATGTTCATCCTCCTCATCCTCAGTATCATCTATGTAATATATGGCAACACGCCTCTGCTTATCAGCATTTTTAACGGCTTAAAACCCAGTGTGCTGGCCATTATCCTGGTAGCCACCTATAAAGTAGGCAAGAAAGCCCTGCATAGCAGCATTCATTATATTGTAGCATTGCTCACGTTTGCCCTCTCCTATTTTTTGCACGTGGCCATGCCACTGGTTATCCTGGGCATTATCGTACTCTCCGTTATCATGGACAAGCTATTTCCAAAAATAGCCGGTATCGCGAAAAGTGGCGTCAATACCATTAATACGGAGCAGGAAAAAGAATATACCATCAACCTTACGCAACAGGAGAAGTTATTGTCCGGAAAGGCTATTGTGCGGCTGCTATTATCGTTTCTGGCGTTGTGGGGTGTCCCGTTTTTGTTTTTATTATTTTGGGGAGATGACCACCATTTCTGGTCATCACTGGTATTTTTCTTCACACAAACGGCCTGCATCACCATTGGCGGATCCTATACAGTCATTCCATATGTGGCGCAGCTGGTGGTACTGAAATTTCTGTGGCTCTCCAGGCTACAGATGCTGGACGGCTTTGCACTGGCGGAAACCACACCGGGGCCGTTGATCATCGTGCTTTCTTTTGTGGGTTTCATCGCAGCCTATAATCATTTCCAGCATTCCATACTTTTCGGAGTACTGGGCCTGCTGGCTACTACTTATTTTACTTTTCTGCCTAACTTCCTCTTTATCTTCCTGGGAGCTCCTTTTGCAGACAAATACAAAGATCATCATCTTATTCAAACCATTCTATCACTGGTAACAGCAGCAGTAGTGGGCGTTATCCTCAACCTCACCTTCTTCCTGGGCCGTAGTATTATATTTCCGGAACAGCTGTCTTTTCAGGGGATCGACTATATCTCCGTAGGTTGGGTAGCGTTAGTATTATTTTTATTATTGAGATATAATACCAATGTTCTGTATGTGGTGTTGATGAGTATAATATTTGGGGTAGGGAGATATTATTTTGCAATCTGGTAG
- a CDS encoding RNA polymerase sigma factor: protein MGRDELLSASDGDLLAAMSRGNTLAFDTLYNRYWKDVYNIAYKRLQQMDLAQDVAQDVFVQLWTREKSTPIDNLGGYLRIATRNCVFKQMEKSARQPLIPDPASFLEELKETGGTADDNMLYKEFLAAFQALTATLPAQQQLIFNMRFHEGRSSQEIADELQLSVKTVRNQMGKALSKLRESLILLQIALIIAGLK from the coding sequence ATGGGTAGGGATGAGTTATTAAGTGCCAGCGACGGGGATTTGCTGGCGGCTATGAGCAGGGGTAATACCCTGGCTTTTGACACCCTGTATAACCGGTACTGGAAAGATGTGTATAACATCGCCTACAAGCGCCTCCAGCAGATGGACCTGGCGCAGGACGTGGCACAGGATGTATTTGTCCAGCTCTGGACCCGGGAAAAAAGTACACCTATCGATAATTTAGGCGGCTATTTACGTATAGCCACCCGTAATTGTGTTTTCAAACAAATGGAAAAGTCGGCCAGGCAGCCACTTATCCCGGATCCGGCCTCCTTCCTGGAGGAGCTGAAGGAAACCGGTGGCACCGCCGATGATAATATGCTGTATAAGGAGTTCCTGGCCGCCTTCCAGGCGCTGACGGCTACCCTTCCTGCCCAGCAGCAGCTGATCTTTAATATGCGCTTCCATGAGGGCCGTAGCAGCCAGGAAATCGCAGATGAATTGCAGCTCTCCGTTAAAACAGTACGCAACCAGATGGGAAAGGCACTGTCTAAACTGAGGGAATCGCTCATCCTCCTCCAAATCGCCCTGATCATCGCTGGTTTAAAATAA